One window of Dyadobacter sandarakinus genomic DNA carries:
- a CDS encoding SusC/RagA family TonB-linked outer membrane protein encodes MKLRFLYLFFLTLLTGGYASAQQRVITGIITDADDNSPLPGASIAVKGTSSGTLSDADGSFSLNVADDASVLVISFIGYLAQDIPIGNTNKFTIALKPDTKILNEVVVTALGISREKRALGYAVQEIKGEALQTRPTNALSALSGRVAGLQVTSSGGNMGGSSRVLLRGINSISGNNQPLYVIDGTPIDNADLNSAATSSGSGGKDVGNMIQDLNPDDIENVSVLKGPSAAALYGTRAANGVILITTKKGKENSKVNITLNTGVEFENIVRLPKRQKLYGGGFNPTFQKATINGTEYNIAEYAVDESWGPKLDGTPVLHWYNLDPENTAEYLKPEPWAYPKNDVHGFFETGVSNTNSLSMSGGNANSTYRLSYTNKNVKGTVPNSSLKRNSINFSGSTQLGKLKVYNNFNYIKNQSTGRPWTGATNRNIILEAFQWGQVQVDYDKLKNYKRADGTQILWNRSGYQNTPAGEAAKFIDNPYWSAYESYLEENRDRFYGNVGMVYDVNDWLKVSGKVNADVYQYQYQDRIAVYSRTQSQYQEYNNNFSEFNYELLASANKSWGDFSLNVNAGGNIMSQRRRISDAVTQGGLIIPEYYNLKNASSVLVNSNAYRKQINSVFASFSAGWKSLLFLDGTLRNDWSSTLPTGRNSFAYPSLTTSLILTELNGIKDVNWLDFAKVRLGWAQVGNDTDPYQLQRAYEATQSFDGLASYRLPNQLNNQNLKPEITSSWEAGINLQAFKNRVGLDVTYYDNVSRNQIINIPVSSAFGYDSKVINAGKINNKGIEVTLTGTPIRASGFEWNSSLNWSRNRNKVIQLAPGVNTFQLANSLVTLVAREGQPYGQILGNDFIYAADGQKVIKADGTYDRGQQLTPLGSVLPKYLFGFQNNFTYKNFNLGFLVDGRVGGKFFSQTYKVGMYSGVLDKTAANNVRETGVVLEGVKGTVTYNADGSYSVSNTSPNDTRITAQAWARGEYSGPTPQTIFDATFVKLREITFGYSLPLANKTVKSVYFGVYGRNLANIYTASKYIDPEFTSSGGNIQGLEGGNIPVPATYGLNVNVKF; translated from the coding sequence ATGAAACTACGATTTCTCTACCTGTTTTTTCTGACCCTGCTCACCGGCGGCTATGCCAGCGCGCAGCAGCGTGTTATTACGGGGATCATCACGGATGCAGACGACAACAGTCCCCTGCCCGGCGCCTCAATAGCGGTAAAAGGCACATCCTCAGGAACTTTGTCGGACGCTGACGGTTCATTTTCATTGAATGTGGCTGATGATGCCTCCGTTCTGGTGATCTCTTTCATCGGCTATCTCGCACAGGATATTCCCATCGGCAATACCAACAAGTTTACCATCGCCCTCAAACCCGACACCAAAATCCTGAATGAGGTGGTAGTCACCGCACTCGGTATATCCCGCGAAAAACGTGCATTGGGCTATGCAGTGCAGGAAATCAAAGGAGAAGCATTGCAGACGCGGCCGACCAATGCACTGAGCGCATTATCGGGCCGGGTAGCAGGTTTGCAGGTAACCTCTTCGGGCGGCAATATGGGCGGTTCGTCACGCGTATTGCTGCGCGGGATCAACTCGATCTCGGGTAACAACCAGCCGCTTTACGTAATTGATGGTACGCCGATCGACAATGCGGACCTGAACAGCGCGGCCACCAGCTCGGGCTCGGGCGGAAAGGACGTGGGTAACATGATCCAGGACTTAAACCCGGACGACATTGAGAATGTGTCGGTGCTAAAAGGTCCGTCTGCGGCGGCACTTTACGGTACCCGCGCGGCAAATGGGGTCATTTTGATCACCACCAAAAAAGGCAAGGAAAACAGCAAGGTGAATATCACGCTGAATACAGGCGTGGAGTTCGAAAACATCGTGCGCCTCCCTAAACGCCAGAAACTGTACGGCGGCGGTTTCAACCCGACATTCCAGAAAGCAACCATCAACGGAACCGAGTACAACATCGCAGAATATGCGGTAGATGAAAGCTGGGGACCAAAACTGGACGGTACACCGGTGTTGCATTGGTATAACCTCGATCCTGAAAACACAGCGGAATACCTGAAACCTGAACCCTGGGCATATCCCAAAAATGATGTGCATGGATTCTTCGAAACCGGGGTGTCGAATACCAATAGCTTATCTATGAGCGGCGGCAATGCAAATTCTACCTACCGCCTTTCCTACACCAATAAAAATGTAAAAGGTACTGTACCGAATTCTTCCCTGAAAAGGAATTCGATCAACTTCTCGGGCTCGACACAGCTGGGCAAGTTGAAGGTGTATAACAACTTTAACTACATCAAAAACCAGTCTACCGGCCGGCCATGGACGGGTGCTACCAACCGGAATATTATCCTGGAAGCATTCCAGTGGGGACAGGTGCAGGTAGATTACGACAAGCTGAAAAACTACAAACGCGCGGACGGAACGCAGATCCTCTGGAACCGCAGCGGCTACCAGAACACTCCGGCGGGGGAAGCTGCCAAGTTTATCGATAACCCCTACTGGTCGGCTTACGAAAGTTACCTGGAAGAGAACCGCGACCGTTTTTACGGAAATGTCGGGATGGTTTACGACGTCAACGACTGGCTGAAAGTAAGCGGCAAAGTGAATGCGGATGTATACCAGTATCAATACCAGGATCGCATTGCGGTTTATTCCAGGACACAGTCGCAGTACCAGGAGTACAACAACAATTTCAGCGAGTTCAACTACGAGCTGCTGGCTTCGGCCAACAAGAGCTGGGGAGATTTTTCATTGAATGTAAATGCAGGTGGTAACATCATGAGTCAGCGCCGCCGCATCAGCGACGCAGTGACGCAGGGCGGGCTGATCATTCCTGAATATTACAACTTGAAGAATGCAAGCTCCGTACTTGTCAATTCCAATGCATACCGCAAGCAGATCAATTCGGTATTCGCGAGCTTCTCGGCGGGTTGGAAAAGTCTGTTGTTCCTCGACGGAACCCTGCGTAACGACTGGTCTTCGACTTTGCCAACTGGCAGAAATTCCTTCGCCTATCCTTCCCTTACCACCAGCCTGATCCTTACGGAACTGAATGGAATTAAGGATGTCAACTGGCTGGATTTTGCCAAAGTACGTCTCGGCTGGGCGCAGGTGGGTAATGATACCGATCCTTACCAGTTGCAGCGCGCATACGAAGCCACGCAATCTTTCGACGGGCTGGCTTCTTACCGGCTGCCCAACCAGCTCAACAACCAGAACCTGAAACCCGAGATCACCAGCTCCTGGGAAGCGGGTATCAATTTGCAGGCATTCAAAAACAGGGTTGGTCTGGACGTAACTTACTACGACAATGTGAGCCGCAACCAGATCATCAACATCCCGGTGTCTTCTGCATTTGGTTACGATTCAAAAGTGATCAATGCGGGTAAGATCAACAACAAAGGGATTGAGGTAACATTAACCGGCACACCGATCCGGGCGAGTGGATTTGAATGGAATTCGAGCCTCAACTGGTCACGTAACCGCAACAAGGTGATCCAGCTGGCGCCGGGCGTAAATACATTCCAGCTTGCGAATAGCCTCGTTACCTTAGTAGCGCGCGAGGGGCAGCCTTACGGACAGATTCTGGGCAACGATTTCATTTACGCCGCCGACGGACAAAAAGTGATCAAAGCCGATGGTACCTACGACCGCGGGCAGCAACTGACGCCGCTGGGTAGTGTTTTGCCAAAATACCTGTTCGGCTTCCAGAATAATTTTACCTACAAAAACTTCAACCTGGGCTTCCTGGTAGATGGTCGCGTGGGCGGCAAATTCTTCTCGCAAACCTATAAAGTGGGTATGTACTCGGGCGTGCTCGACAAAACAGCAGCCAACAATGTACGTGAAACGGGTGTGGTGCTCGAAGGTGTGAAAGGTACCGTGACCTACAATGCAGACGGCAGCTACTCGGTGAGCAATACTTCGCCCAACGATACCCGCATTACGGCACAAGCCTGGGCGCGTGGCGAGTACAGCGGCCCTACCCCGCAGACGATCTTTGATGCAACCTTCGTGAAGCTGCGCGAAATCACTTTCGGGTACAGCCTGCCGCTGGCCAACAAAACGGTGAAGTCGGTCTACTTCGGCGTGTACGGACGTAACCTGGCGAACATTTATACTGCCAGCAAATACATTGATCCGGAATTCACCAGCAGCGGCGGCAACATACAGGGACTGGAAGGCGGAAACATTCCGGTGCCGGCTACCTACGGTTTGAATGTGAATGTGAAATTCTGA
- a CDS encoding SusD/RagB family nutrient-binding outer membrane lipoprotein — translation MQKHIYSKSILTLVLGAALLSSCDDLGDINQDPNRPTNATTTTILLNAEKQVIDNIRNENSSLRGSQLFAQYYSQNIYSDQSRYDIPRSYSDTYWSNAYKALNNLNEIIILNANPATKDVAAAGTAGTNANQIAIARILKAYTFQNLTDVFGNIPYQSYGNPDPEFQALQQNPENLSPAYASQQKIYLDILNELKAAGDTLNKYKAATTFGNYDVIYKGKNELWAKFANSLRLRVATRIRKAAPTESNTHFEDALANGVFTSNADNAVFRYQSLAPNEAPLYRATVTANRKDFAVSHVLVDVLKGQRGTVKVQDPRLAVYATKNAAGEYAGQPYGLPVAAAGLLTATDVSLPGTAVNAANYGEVLQEYAEVAFLISEYKNWDQQEYVNGVTASLQKWAVPQADITTYVAALPKADKANVLNQKWLALYTQGDEAWAEVRRTGYPDFLVKPGEIVWKRTANGQTTDYKFEPLFGTGVPQRLYYPPKEQSVNLANYQNAVKAQGNDDITTPLWWNK, via the coding sequence ATGCAAAAGCACATATATAGTAAAAGCATCCTGACACTGGTTTTAGGCGCAGCCTTGCTGTCCTCCTGCGACGACTTGGGGGATATTAATCAGGACCCAAACCGTCCGACCAATGCGACCACCACCACCATTTTGCTCAATGCAGAAAAACAGGTGATCGACAACATCCGCAACGAAAACAGTTCATTACGCGGCTCGCAGCTGTTCGCCCAGTATTACAGCCAGAATATTTACAGCGACCAGTCCCGCTACGATATTCCCCGCTCCTACTCGGACACCTATTGGAGCAATGCGTACAAGGCGCTCAACAACCTGAATGAGATCATTATTCTCAATGCAAACCCGGCCACGAAAGATGTGGCGGCGGCAGGTACAGCCGGAACGAATGCCAACCAGATCGCGATCGCACGCATTCTGAAAGCTTACACGTTCCAGAACCTGACCGACGTTTTCGGGAATATTCCGTATCAATCGTACGGAAACCCCGATCCCGAGTTTCAGGCTTTGCAGCAGAATCCCGAGAACCTGAGCCCGGCTTATGCGAGCCAGCAGAAAATTTACCTCGACATCCTGAATGAACTCAAAGCAGCCGGCGACACGCTCAATAAGTACAAGGCAGCGACTACTTTCGGTAACTATGATGTGATTTACAAAGGCAAAAACGAGCTGTGGGCGAAATTCGCGAACTCACTCCGCCTGCGCGTCGCTACCCGAATCCGCAAGGCTGCACCCACCGAGTCGAATACGCATTTTGAAGATGCGCTGGCGAATGGTGTTTTCACTTCCAATGCGGACAATGCCGTTTTCAGATACCAGTCGCTGGCGCCCAATGAAGCGCCTTTGTACCGCGCCACGGTGACGGCCAACCGCAAGGATTTCGCGGTTTCCCACGTGTTGGTTGATGTTTTGAAAGGACAAAGAGGAACGGTAAAAGTGCAGGACCCGCGTCTGGCGGTTTATGCAACCAAAAATGCAGCGGGTGAATATGCGGGTCAGCCTTACGGATTACCGGTTGCTGCCGCCGGCCTGCTGACTGCGACAGATGTAAGTCTGCCCGGGACCGCAGTGAATGCAGCCAATTACGGTGAAGTGCTGCAGGAATATGCAGAAGTAGCATTTCTGATTTCGGAATACAAAAACTGGGACCAGCAGGAGTATGTGAATGGGGTAACTGCATCGCTGCAAAAATGGGCAGTTCCGCAGGCGGATATTACTACCTATGTAGCCGCATTGCCCAAAGCCGACAAAGCCAATGTGCTCAATCAAAAATGGCTGGCACTATACACCCAGGGCGACGAAGCCTGGGCCGAGGTACGCCGCACAGGTTATCCTGATTTCCTTGTGAAACCCGGAGAGATTGTTTGGAAAAGGACGGCCAACGGACAAACGACTGATTACAAATTTGAGCCGCTGTTTGGCACCGGCGTCCCGCAGCGACTGTATTACCCGCCGAAAGAACAGAGCGTAAATCTTGCCAATTACCAGAATGCGGTAAAGGCACAGGGCAACGACGATATTACCACACCGCTCTGGTGGAATAAATAA
- a CDS encoding TlpA disulfide reductase family protein: MKAVKLQLKLVPVLLTLLVILLVVVIFMFRQVPGNEIVIQGDMQRKNSYLEGKKVYFGRQETKEFLDSAIVRDGKFRLTVKTGADFVPFEATLLYATGNPAYPYWMLGFKNPYRSKTFMSNFYADKGTMDLVVDTSSSYRKKEVIAFRILNINKQTEAAFRMLAFQPAGGAGKDAATSNAKIIGMFPSSMYLLKQLDWQKKSLGDAEVSTLLSEFDKSVHQTPLYRRLVKHVSFQNKTGNAFPSEITCFTPDLRPATKLLDHEKYNLVVFWASWCAPCRHEIPQLRQLFSAHADKVNIVSVSIDTKEHAWKRAMEQEQMPWQQMLLRRDNSFVKFDKTYGLNTIPLWLLFDKDGTFMASHTGLEQGEAAVNAKVASLITTQ, from the coding sequence ATGAAAGCAGTAAAACTTCAACTCAAATTGGTACCCGTCCTTCTGACGTTACTGGTCATCTTGCTTGTGGTGGTCATCTTTATGTTCAGGCAGGTTCCCGGGAATGAAATTGTGATCCAGGGTGATATGCAGCGTAAGAACTCCTACCTGGAAGGCAAAAAGGTATATTTCGGTCGTCAGGAAACAAAGGAATTCCTGGACTCTGCCATTGTCAGGGATGGAAAGTTCCGCCTTACGGTAAAAACCGGTGCAGACTTTGTGCCTTTTGAGGCCACGCTCCTGTATGCAACCGGCAATCCCGCTTATCCTTACTGGATGCTTGGATTCAAGAATCCGTACCGGAGCAAGACCTTTATGAGTAATTTTTATGCCGACAAAGGAACCATGGACCTGGTAGTAGATACCTCGTCCTCATACCGGAAAAAGGAAGTGATTGCTTTTCGCATTCTCAACATTAACAAGCAAACCGAAGCTGCATTCAGGATGCTTGCCTTTCAACCTGCCGGTGGGGCCGGGAAAGATGCGGCAACTTCCAATGCGAAAATCATCGGCATGTTCCCGTCGTCCATGTACCTTCTTAAGCAGCTCGACTGGCAGAAAAAAAGTCTTGGCGATGCAGAGGTCAGTACCTTGCTGTCAGAGTTTGACAAGTCCGTGCATCAAACCCCGTTGTACCGGCGGCTCGTGAAGCATGTAAGTTTTCAGAACAAAACCGGCAATGCATTCCCGTCAGAGATAACATGCTTCACGCCTGACCTCAGGCCTGCCACGAAGCTGCTGGATCATGAAAAGTACAACCTGGTGGTTTTTTGGGCGAGCTGGTGCGCGCCGTGCCGGCATGAAATCCCGCAGCTTCGCCAGTTGTTTTCAGCACACGCAGACAAGGTCAATATCGTAAGTGTGTCCATTGACACGAAAGAGCATGCATGGAAGCGCGCGATGGAGCAGGAACAAATGCCGTGGCAGCAAATGCTGCTGCGCCGCGACAATTCCTTTGTCAAGTTCGACAAGACTTACGGGCTCAATACCATTCCGCTCTGGCTGCTTTTCGACAAGGACGGCACGTTTATGGCCAGCCATACCGGACTGGAACAGGGAGAAGCTGCCGTAAATGCAAAGGTAGCCAGCCTGATCACCACACAGTAG
- a CDS encoding glyoxalase, translated as MLNNATSLRPFIGSKDFLVSSSFYKDLGFEEVTLGPGFSLFRTGKLAFYLQDYYAREWIENTMVFLEVDDVEQFWKYLEGLDLPARYEGVKLTPIRKEQWGSECFVHDPAGVLWHFGAFAK; from the coding sequence ATGCTAAACAATGCCACATCGCTGCGCCCGTTTATCGGCTCAAAGGATTTCCTGGTTTCCAGTAGTTTTTATAAAGATCTCGGGTTTGAAGAAGTGACACTCGGTCCGGGCTTTTCCTTGTTCAGGACCGGGAAACTGGCTTTTTACTTGCAGGACTATTATGCCCGGGAGTGGATCGAGAATACGATGGTATTTCTCGAAGTTGACGATGTGGAGCAATTCTGGAAGTACCTCGAAGGTCTCGATCTGCCCGCTCGGTACGAAGGTGTGAAGCTTACTCCCATTCGCAAAGAACAATGGGGAAGTGAATGCTTCGTACACGATCCGGCCGGTGTACTGTGGCACTTCGGTGCATTTGCTAAGTAG
- a CDS encoding DUF4394 domain-containing protein: MKCFKHYVAKAGLAMAIGTSALMYSCDDHRVAPTEQTLPDRIFFALSDNNQLHEINVRNTASPLRSFAITGLESGDVLSGIDFRPATGQLYAISAQSNLYQVNIKSGDQQGKATRIGTAPIATTLSGTHIGFDFNPTVDRIRVVTNTAQNLRLHPETGAVVPGDAPLNGPASPQVGAVAYTNSRAGVTAAPAGAGTTLYDIDATSDMLYIQNPPNPGALVAVGALGLDIQEVGGFDISPDVNAADVYPIASVKFENKWELDLVDLSSGRLQKLGNLPAGVNIIGIAIPSLPVAYSLDVSNSIRIFDPASGTAYGTKAVSGLPAGVMLHGIDIRPANGRLHALGSDSKIYGIDLGSGAAAELASLKLADNTPVTISGATFGVDFNPAADRLRVVSNTGQNLRINVTDGVTTVDGPLKIGSMTGATPFATAVAYTNSYPGVVAANTTLFDIDSQSNTLYKQSPPNDGILIEPRTLGADADANIGFDIGNVSGIGYGIFTVGGTTSFYSVDLATGAMQVKYPFSAPSRGLALGFGL; this comes from the coding sequence ATGAAATGTTTTAAACATTACGTGGCAAAAGCAGGACTGGCGATGGCAATCGGCACTTCCGCATTGATGTACTCCTGCGACGACCACCGCGTCGCTCCCACTGAACAAACCCTGCCCGACCGCATCTTTTTCGCGCTTTCGGATAATAATCAGCTTCATGAAATCAATGTCCGGAACACGGCTTCGCCCCTGCGGTCGTTCGCCATCACGGGACTGGAAAGCGGCGACGTGCTTTCGGGCATTGATTTCAGGCCAGCTACCGGGCAGCTTTATGCGATCAGCGCACAGAGTAATTTGTATCAGGTAAATATCAAATCGGGTGATCAGCAGGGTAAGGCCACACGCATCGGCACAGCACCTATTGCTACTACCCTCTCAGGAACCCACATCGGATTCGATTTCAATCCGACCGTCGACCGGATCCGCGTGGTGACCAATACAGCCCAGAACCTCAGGCTGCATCCCGAAACCGGAGCCGTAGTTCCCGGGGATGCACCCCTGAACGGACCCGCAAGCCCGCAGGTGGGGGCCGTCGCCTATACCAACAGCCGCGCGGGCGTTACGGCTGCTCCGGCTGGTGCAGGTACCACGCTTTACGACATTGACGCCACTTCGGACATGCTTTACATCCAGAACCCGCCTAACCCGGGTGCGCTCGTTGCGGTAGGCGCATTGGGACTGGACATCCAGGAAGTTGGTGGCTTTGATATTTCGCCGGACGTCAATGCAGCGGACGTTTACCCGATTGCATCCGTAAAGTTTGAAAATAAGTGGGAACTCGACCTGGTTGACCTCAGCTCGGGCAGGCTTCAGAAACTGGGGAATTTGCCGGCCGGAGTGAACATCATCGGCATTGCCATTCCTTCACTGCCGGTGGCATATTCGCTGGACGTATCCAACAGCATCCGCATTTTTGATCCGGCATCGGGAACAGCATACGGCACCAAGGCTGTGAGCGGATTGCCGGCTGGCGTGATGCTGCACGGCATTGATATCCGTCCGGCCAACGGACGGCTGCATGCGCTGGGAAGCGACAGCAAAATTTACGGCATCGACCTGGGGTCGGGTGCAGCAGCGGAACTTGCCAGCCTGAAACTTGCCGATAATACGCCGGTCACCATCAGCGGGGCTACTTTCGGCGTCGACTTCAACCCTGCGGCCGACCGGCTGAGGGTTGTCAGCAACACCGGCCAAAATCTGCGCATCAACGTTACCGACGGAGTTACGACCGTAGATGGTCCGCTTAAAATCGGCAGCATGACGGGCGCGACACCATTTGCGACGGCTGTGGCATATACCAACAGCTACCCGGGCGTTGTGGCAGCCAATACCACGCTGTTTGACATCGACAGTCAGTCCAATACCCTGTACAAGCAAAGCCCGCCGAACGACGGGATCCTGATTGAGCCCAGGACACTGGGCGCAGATGCGGATGCAAATATCGGGTTTGACATCGGCAATGTTTCAGGCATCGGATACGGCATTTTCACCGTCGGCGGTACAACCAGCTTTTACTCGGTAGACCTTGCTACCGGCGCCATGCAGGTCAAATATCCGTTCAGCGCTCCTTCCAGAGGACTCGCACTCGGATTTGGTTTATAA
- a CDS encoding helix-turn-helix domain-containing protein, whose product MKATYALLPDFAQARKPFVVKRIERPNFSTDFHFHNECQLVYVLSGSGTRIIGDSIEQFEEGDLTFVGPNVPHVWYSKADADYRGTEAVSVALYINPEAVSESLGALIDTQELRLFFKDSERGISICGAKKQQITDILQQMPEQKNIALLASFTQILNCLLDPDELVWLNVPNLLSVYKGQAQGRVHKLMQYIQQNFKDDITLQQAASVAGLQLHSFCRFFKSLTHRTFSDFLNEVRIAFACKLLQQSDLPVTQIALECGYTNISYFNRCFKKVHKMSPKAYRMMIAPVVTQ is encoded by the coding sequence ATGAAAGCGACGTATGCCCTTTTGCCCGATTTTGCGCAGGCCCGGAAACCCTTTGTTGTCAAGCGGATCGAGCGGCCGAATTTTTCAACGGACTTTCACTTTCATAATGAATGTCAGCTGGTGTATGTGCTGTCAGGCTCTGGTACGCGCATTATCGGGGATTCCATAGAGCAGTTTGAGGAAGGTGACCTGACCTTTGTAGGGCCCAATGTGCCGCACGTCTGGTACAGCAAGGCGGATGCGGATTACAGGGGAACCGAGGCGGTGTCGGTCGCGCTTTACATTAATCCTGAGGCCGTCAGCGAGAGCCTCGGCGCCCTGATCGACACACAGGAGCTGCGTCTTTTCTTTAAGGATTCGGAACGGGGGATCAGCATCTGCGGTGCCAAAAAGCAGCAGATCACGGATATTCTGCAGCAAATGCCGGAGCAAAAAAACATTGCCCTACTGGCTTCATTTACCCAGATCCTCAACTGCCTGCTGGATCCCGATGAACTGGTGTGGCTGAATGTGCCCAACCTTTTGTCCGTATACAAAGGCCAGGCGCAGGGACGCGTGCACAAGCTCATGCAGTACATCCAGCAGAATTTCAAGGACGATATTACCTTGCAGCAGGCAGCATCCGTGGCGGGTCTGCAGCTTCATTCTTTCTGCCGTTTTTTCAAATCACTAACCCACCGTACTTTTTCCGATTTCCTGAATGAAGTACGCATCGCATTTGCCTGCAAGTTGTTACAGCAGTCGGACCTGCCTGTCACGCAGATTGCGCTGGAATGCGGCTACACGAACATATCCTACTTTAACCGCTGCTTTAAGAAAGTGCATAAAATGTCGCCAAAAGCATACCGGATGATGATCGCGCCGGTTGTTACACAATAA
- a CDS encoding enolase C-terminal domain-like protein — MHIKSITIKDKRFDLSDGAGSDATHTTPQYAYAVCCLHTDTAVTGVGLAFTLGAGNDLVCRAIEYLAAPLAGREIEELMSDFGAVYRKMVDSPSFRWLGPHKGVVHLALAAVVNACYDLWAKSRQVPLWQLLLDLTPGQLVATLDLSYMEDVLTREQAVDILEEHRPTRQSREQVLATGYKGYDTSVGWFNFSDEKIVSGTKKAMDGGFTALKLKVGSDDPSRDIRRARLIRETAGSEATIMVDANQKWNVPEALDICRKLGEINPFWIEEPTHPDDVIGHQTIARSIAPLKVATGEHIPNKVIFKNFFQAKALDFCQVDAVRVGGISEFLTISLLSRKMGIPVVPHVGDMGQIHQHLVLFNHIGMGHEHLFLEHIPHLKQYFVHPAEVSGAYYQVPQEPGSSSDLKE, encoded by the coding sequence ATGCACATTAAATCGATCACTATAAAGGACAAAAGGTTTGACCTTTCCGACGGCGCAGGTTCGGACGCTACGCACACGACACCGCAATATGCCTATGCGGTTTGCTGCCTCCACACGGATACCGCGGTTACCGGCGTAGGGCTGGCTTTTACGCTGGGAGCAGGCAATGACCTCGTGTGCAGGGCCATAGAATACCTGGCTGCTCCCCTCGCCGGCCGGGAAATCGAGGAACTGATGAGCGATTTCGGAGCGGTATACCGCAAAATGGTGGATTCTCCTTCGTTCCGCTGGCTTGGTCCGCACAAAGGGGTGGTGCATCTCGCCCTGGCTGCGGTGGTGAATGCCTGCTATGATCTCTGGGCCAAATCCCGGCAGGTGCCGCTCTGGCAATTACTGCTCGACCTTACACCCGGACAGCTGGTCGCCACCCTTGACCTCAGCTACATGGAAGACGTGCTCACCCGGGAGCAGGCTGTTGATATTTTGGAAGAACATCGACCTACAAGGCAGTCGAGAGAGCAGGTATTGGCTACGGGATATAAAGGATACGATACATCGGTAGGCTGGTTTAATTTTTCCGATGAAAAAATAGTCTCCGGCACCAAAAAAGCGATGGACGGAGGATTCACCGCATTGAAGCTCAAAGTAGGCTCCGACGATCCCTCCCGTGACATCCGTCGCGCGAGGCTGATCCGGGAGACGGCCGGCAGCGAAGCCACGATCATGGTGGATGCCAACCAGAAATGGAATGTACCCGAGGCGCTGGACATCTGCCGGAAGTTGGGTGAGATCAACCCTTTCTGGATCGAAGAACCGACGCACCCCGATGATGTGATCGGCCACCAGACGATTGCCAGAAGCATTGCGCCCCTGAAAGTCGCCACCGGGGAACACATTCCCAACAAGGTGATTTTCAAGAATTTTTTCCAGGCTAAGGCACTGGACTTTTGTCAGGTAGATGCCGTGCGTGTCGGTGGTATCTCCGAATTTCTGACGATCAGCCTGCTGTCGCGGAAAATGGGCATTCCGGTGGTGCCGCACGTGGGCGATATGGGTCAGATCCACCAGCACCTGGTACTGTTCAACCACATCGGGATGGGCCACGAGCATTTATTCCTCGAACACATACCGCATCTGAAACAATACTTTGTACATCCTGCGGAAGTTAGCGGCGCCTATTACCAGGTACCTCAGGAGCCCGGAAGCAGCAGCGATTTAAAGGAATAG
- a CDS encoding SDR family NAD(P)-dependent oxidoreductase — translation MSALADKVIFLTGGAAGIGKACALAYLRAGAKVAVMDKDEDALKDLENEISRQLLCAISGSVTSGEEVKAALEKTVATFGKIDVIHNNAGIANPSKPLDQTTDEEWDNLFDINLKSVLRTTRYGIGHLKKTKGCILNTSSMVGGIGQENHAAYVATKGGMSALTKAMALDYAPFGVRVNAVCPAGVWTPMLRKWSAEQPDRAGIEQYLDNIHALGYCPEGDVIADVAVFLISDAARFVTGCVMPVSGGAELGYKK, via the coding sequence ATGAGTGCACTGGCAGATAAAGTCATTTTCCTCACCGGCGGTGCGGCAGGCATCGGAAAAGCATGTGCCCTCGCCTACCTGCGGGCCGGTGCGAAGGTGGCTGTGATGGATAAGGATGAAGATGCATTAAAAGACCTGGAAAATGAAATATCCCGGCAGTTGTTGTGTGCCATTTCAGGGAGTGTCACATCCGGAGAAGAGGTAAAAGCCGCACTGGAAAAGACCGTGGCCACTTTTGGCAAAATAGATGTCATCCATAACAATGCAGGCATCGCAAACCCGTCCAAACCGCTCGATCAGACTACGGATGAAGAGTGGGACAACCTTTTCGATATCAACCTGAAAAGTGTGTTACGGACCACCCGCTACGGGATCGGACATTTGAAAAAAACAAAAGGCTGCATACTGAATACCAGCAGTATGGTGGGCGGGATCGGTCAGGAAAACCATGCGGCCTATGTAGCCACAAAAGGCGGCATGAGCGCACTGACCAAAGCGATGGCGCTGGATTATGCACCGTTCGGGGTACGCGTCAATGCCGTTTGCCCGGCCGGAGTATGGACACCCATGTTACGGAAATGGTCGGCAGAGCAGCCCGACAGGGCGGGAATTGAGCAGTACCTCGACAACATTCATGCACTGGGATACTGTCCCGAAGGCGACGTAATCGCTGATGTAGCGGTATTCCTCATCTCGGATGCCGCACGGTTTGTAACCGGGTGTGTAATGCCTGTGAGCGGCGGGGCTGAATTGGGCTATAAAAAATAA